The following proteins are encoded in a genomic region of Triticum dicoccoides isolate Atlit2015 ecotype Zavitan chromosome 1B, WEW_v2.0, whole genome shotgun sequence:
- the LOC119335295 gene encoding uncharacterized protein LOC119335295 isoform X1 has product MATATASTSLRPPPSPFPPRLAGSLRQWCWGMPTHSSRRRAFHAHPRKRNTLLCAAVKGPEESFKKTIEMDRLIDMLRDANPRELDLIVVENILAFSEGFWVRLAARIDLCKSDDDKKDYEELAENVMNIVDRVVHKTDEKIEQSTDVLKAIISPVMNEGEDGMWPPRNPEALKLMEKEISNREKEGQLDESFLSEVNAQLRQAKDEVDKPGLQVMLQKVLQLYASNFLRKRSYAYKGGEVVVPEKFLESIIEAPENDWNRLLLDGLTVGKGDVSPEEFYAVTKKRIERILIRTEGGSYQQRVLVEYIKEIQARAEEIVNRLQGPAV; this is encoded by the exons ATGGCGACGGCCACCGCCTCCACGTCGCTCCGCCCGCCGCCGTCCCCGTTCCCGCCCCGGCTTGCG GGGTCGCTGCGCCAATGGTGCTGGGGGATGCCTACGCATTCCTCTCGGAGGAGAGCCTTCCACGCGCATCCGCGGAAGAG GAACACTTTGTTATGCGCAGCCGTTAAAGGCCCTGAAGAATCCTTCAAGAAGACCATTGAAATGGATAGGCTGATTGATATGCTTAGAGATGCAAATCCCAGAGAG CTTGATCTAATAGTGGTTGAAAATAttctagcgttcagtgagggtttcTGGGTTCGGCTGGCTGCTCGGATTGATCTATGCAAATCGGATGATGATAAA AAAGATTATGAAGAACTGGCAGAGAATGTCATGAACATAGTTGACCGTGTCGTCCACAAGACTGAT GAGAAGATTGAACAGTCAACTGATGTTCTGAAGGCAATTATTAGTCCTGTTATGAATGAAGGAGAAGATGGGATGTGGCCACCGAGAAATCCGGAGGCTCTCAAATTGATGGAAAAA GAAATATCAAACAGAGAAAAAGAAGGACAGCTAGATGAGAGTTTTCTGTCAGAAGTTAATGCTCAGCTGAGGCAA GCTAAAGACGAAGTAGATAAGCCAGGGCTTCAAGTAATGCTTCAAAAGGTGTTGCAACTATATGCTTCCAACTTTCTCCGAAAGCGCAGTTACGCTTATAAAG GGGGAGAGGTTGTAGTGCCTGAAAAGTTTCTTGAATCGATAATAGAGG CTCCCGAAAATGACTGGAATAGGCTGTTGCTTGATGGACTTACAGTTGGAAAGGGAGATGTTTCACCTGAAGAATTTTACGCTGTTACCAAGAAGAGAATTGAGAGAATCTTGATTCGCACG GAAGGAGGTTCTTATCAGCAACGGGTACTTGTCGAATATATAAAAGAGATACAAGCTAGAGCAGAGGAAATAGTGAACCGGCTTCAAGGCCCAGCTGTGTAA
- the LOC119335295 gene encoding uncharacterized protein LOC119335295 isoform X2, with amino-acid sequence MATATASTSLRPPPSPFPPRLAGSLRQWCWGMPTHSSRRRAFHAHPRKRNTLLCAAVKGPEESFKKTIEMDRLIDMLRDANPRELDLIVVENILAFSEGFWVRLAARIDLCKSDDDKKDYEELAENVMNIVDRVVHKTDEKIEQSTDVLKAIISPVMNEGEDGMWPPRNPEALKLMEKEISNREKEGQLDESFLSEVNAQLRQAKDEVDKPGLQVMLQKVLQLYASNFLRKRSYAYKAPENDWNRLLLDGLTVGKGDVSPEEFYAVTKKRIERILIRTEGGSYQQRVLVEYIKEIQARAEEIVNRLQGPAV; translated from the exons ATGGCGACGGCCACCGCCTCCACGTCGCTCCGCCCGCCGCCGTCCCCGTTCCCGCCCCGGCTTGCG GGGTCGCTGCGCCAATGGTGCTGGGGGATGCCTACGCATTCCTCTCGGAGGAGAGCCTTCCACGCGCATCCGCGGAAGAG GAACACTTTGTTATGCGCAGCCGTTAAAGGCCCTGAAGAATCCTTCAAGAAGACCATTGAAATGGATAGGCTGATTGATATGCTTAGAGATGCAAATCCCAGAGAG CTTGATCTAATAGTGGTTGAAAATAttctagcgttcagtgagggtttcTGGGTTCGGCTGGCTGCTCGGATTGATCTATGCAAATCGGATGATGATAAA AAAGATTATGAAGAACTGGCAGAGAATGTCATGAACATAGTTGACCGTGTCGTCCACAAGACTGAT GAGAAGATTGAACAGTCAACTGATGTTCTGAAGGCAATTATTAGTCCTGTTATGAATGAAGGAGAAGATGGGATGTGGCCACCGAGAAATCCGGAGGCTCTCAAATTGATGGAAAAA GAAATATCAAACAGAGAAAAAGAAGGACAGCTAGATGAGAGTTTTCTGTCAGAAGTTAATGCTCAGCTGAGGCAA GCTAAAGACGAAGTAGATAAGCCAGGGCTTCAAGTAATGCTTCAAAAGGTGTTGCAACTATATGCTTCCAACTTTCTCCGAAAGCGCAGTTACGCTTATAAAG CTCCCGAAAATGACTGGAATAGGCTGTTGCTTGATGGACTTACAGTTGGAAAGGGAGATGTTTCACCTGAAGAATTTTACGCTGTTACCAAGAAGAGAATTGAGAGAATCTTGATTCGCACG GAAGGAGGTTCTTATCAGCAACGGGTACTTGTCGAATATATAAAAGAGATACAAGCTAGAGCAGAGGAAATAGTGAACCGGCTTCAAGGCCCAGCTGTGTAA